In the genome of Phycisphaerales bacterium, one region contains:
- a CDS encoding F0F1 ATP synthase subunit epsilon: protein MAGERSVQLVVITPDREVLNTAADSVVIPSHDGELGVLHERAPLMCELGIGQLRYTLAGQTAAYFIDGGFAQVLHDQVTVLTNRALAASELTPAIVAAAEQAVGTHPSGTLEEREGRERAQARVRVMKRLTSG from the coding sequence ATGGCTGGTGAACGCAGTGTCCAACTCGTCGTGATCACGCCCGACCGCGAGGTGCTCAACACCGCCGCGGATTCGGTTGTCATCCCGTCCCATGATGGCGAACTTGGCGTCCTGCACGAGCGGGCACCACTGATGTGCGAACTCGGCATCGGACAGTTGCGGTATACCTTGGCGGGGCAGACGGCCGCGTATTTCATTGACGGCGGATTTGCCCAGGTGCTGCATGACCAGGTTACGGTGTTGACCAACCGGGCGCTCGCGGCCAGCGAGCTTACACCGGCCATCGTCGCGGCCGCTGAGCAGGCGGTGGGCACACACCCAAGCGGCACGCTGGAGGAGCGCGAGGGGCGGGAGCGGGCGCAGGCCCGTGTGCGGGTGATGAAGCGGCTCACCAGCGGCTAA
- a CDS encoding VCBS repeat-containing protein, whose product MLVSTLLLLCFYGAVADEPVLTDEQRNALPQHFGFGEMQIYKLKPNIRLLRVADLDGDGRKDLVVWNQTQSRIELFYQPEPGVSVELEETDDELNQIPSRGNFRRANVPCAFNIVALDVGDVSGDGRADLVAFTDSRDLAIMPGLADGGFGPAELIRAREGAPSNGALTLGDYNGDGRMDVAVRGDQALLVFLQRAEGGLANPIRLVHGIGTPELLLTGDLNGDGRDDLLISSSDERYGMYVSLQSPKGMLAALRPAVLPPFRSVTVVPPRAGEQGSDVYAIERATGRLKHYRWELPTTLRGVRDWPQQMHSYPIKGTSKRRPLALGDIGGDGFIDCVTADPDAAQLILFRGGAGGLGPAVTFPGLMKTNDIWAVDLDGDGQAEVLQASAEERMIGVSRFEDGRLTFPAPLATRGRPYVVTAGALRAGAPADQMAYVSRNEDDDYELVLRPLRGEGEVPETVLPIVDLDDEPAGVRFVDLDQDGRSDLLIFVRFNAPRAFLQQADGTFAALRGAETRDWLVKEAEPFGFATADVNGNGKLEVLFAQEKLARAMVVQNGQWTVVDQYNPEVADARIRGLAVLPGDDGQPVLVMYEQKGRDLLVFRQRADHTYAVAQSMPVGSFDLAAMLTLPIGHDGGRVGVVLADPDKLAVLVPDENAPTLVEKHTYETDSRDAWLADSAVGDLNGDGVRDLALLDWGKASLEIVTTLPDGGMVKAARFQVFQGRRFSRAPDSRAEPRELQVADVTGDGIADIVILVHDRLVVYPGQ is encoded by the coding sequence ATGCTGGTTTCCACTCTGCTGTTGCTTTGCTTCTACGGTGCCGTCGCCGATGAACCTGTCCTCACGGACGAACAGCGCAACGCATTGCCACAACATTTCGGCTTCGGCGAGATGCAAATTTACAAGCTCAAACCGAACATTCGCCTGCTGCGCGTCGCGGACCTTGACGGCGACGGCCGCAAGGACCTCGTGGTGTGGAACCAGACGCAGAGTCGGATCGAGCTCTTCTACCAGCCCGAGCCGGGGGTGTCCGTCGAGTTGGAGGAAACCGACGACGAGCTGAACCAGATTCCGAGCCGCGGTAACTTCCGGCGTGCCAACGTGCCTTGTGCATTCAACATCGTGGCCCTGGACGTGGGGGATGTGTCCGGTGACGGCCGGGCAGACCTGGTCGCCTTCACGGACAGCCGCGATCTCGCGATCATGCCCGGACTGGCGGACGGGGGCTTCGGCCCGGCCGAGCTGATCCGGGCGCGCGAGGGTGCGCCGAGCAACGGGGCCCTGACCCTCGGGGACTACAACGGGGACGGCCGCATGGATGTCGCGGTGCGCGGCGACCAGGCGCTGCTGGTCTTCCTGCAGCGGGCGGAAGGTGGCTTGGCCAATCCCATCCGGCTGGTGCATGGAATCGGTACGCCGGAGCTGCTGCTGACCGGCGATCTCAACGGCGACGGGCGTGACGACCTGTTGATCAGTTCAAGCGATGAGCGGTATGGCATGTACGTGAGTCTGCAATCGCCCAAGGGCATGCTGGCGGCGCTGCGCCCGGCGGTACTGCCGCCCTTCCGCAGCGTGACCGTGGTACCGCCGCGGGCCGGTGAGCAGGGCAGTGATGTATACGCCATCGAGCGCGCCACGGGCCGCTTGAAGCACTACCGCTGGGAGTTGCCGACCACGCTGCGCGGGGTGCGTGACTGGCCCCAGCAGATGCACTCCTATCCGATCAAGGGTACGAGCAAACGCCGGCCGCTGGCGCTCGGCGATATCGGCGGTGACGGCTTCATCGATTGTGTGACGGCGGACCCGGATGCGGCGCAGCTCATCCTGTTCCGTGGTGGCGCGGGCGGGCTCGGACCGGCGGTGACCTTCCCGGGCCTGATGAAAACGAATGACATCTGGGCGGTCGACCTCGACGGAGACGGGCAGGCCGAGGTGCTCCAGGCCAGCGCGGAAGAGCGGATGATCGGCGTATCGCGGTTCGAGGATGGCCGGCTGACCTTCCCGGCACCACTGGCGACGCGTGGCCGGCCGTACGTGGTCACGGCCGGGGCGCTGCGGGCGGGTGCGCCGGCCGACCAGATGGCGTACGTGTCCCGGAATGAAGATGACGATTATGAGCTGGTGCTGCGGCCGCTCCGGGGTGAAGGCGAGGTCCCCGAGACGGTGCTCCCGATTGTGGATCTGGATGACGAACCCGCCGGCGTCCGCTTTGTAGACCTGGATCAGGATGGGCGGAGCGACCTGCTGATCTTCGTGCGGTTCAATGCGCCGCGGGCCTTCCTGCAGCAGGCGGACGGTACGTTCGCTGCGCTACGGGGCGCGGAAACGCGTGACTGGCTGGTGAAGGAGGCGGAGCCGTTCGGGTTTGCCACGGCCGATGTGAATGGCAACGGGAAGCTGGAAGTGCTCTTCGCACAGGAGAAGCTGGCGCGCGCGATGGTGGTGCAGAACGGGCAGTGGACTGTCGTGGATCAGTACAACCCGGAGGTGGCGGATGCGCGTATCCGCGGGCTGGCGGTCCTGCCGGGGGACGATGGTCAGCCGGTTCTGGTGATGTACGAGCAGAAGGGGCGCGATCTGCTGGTTTTTCGCCAGCGGGCGGACCACACCTATGCCGTGGCACAGAGCATGCCCGTAGGCAGTTTCGACCTTGCAGCGATGCTGACACTGCCGATCGGTCATGACGGCGGCCGGGTCGGGGTGGTTCTGGCCGATCCAGACAAGCTTGCGGTGCTGGTGCCGGACGAGAACGCACCTACGCTGGTCGAGAAGCACACGTACGAGACCGACTCGCGCGACGCGTGGTTGGCGGACTCGGCGGTTGGCGATCTGAACGGCGACGGTGTGCGTGATCTGGCGCTGCTGGACTGGGGCAAGGCCTCGCTGGAAATTGTCACGACGCTTCCTGATGGTGGCATGGTGAAGGCAGCGCGGTTCCAGGTGTTCCAGGGGCGTCGTTTCTCACGGGCGCCGGACTCACGAGCCGAGCCGCGCGAATTGCAGGTTGCGGACGTAACTGGTGATGGCATCGCGGATATCGTGATCCTGGTGCATGACCGGTTGGTCGTTTATCCAGGGCAGTGA
- a CDS encoding AbgT family transporter translates to MGAKSPGDGPGPRRGLLDWIEWIGNKLPDPTMLFLGGAAVVMLLSAVAAQLDWSVQPRVYRATFDLVLAEDGTPRIDEETGAPRIRLRADEQGRPILELTADLRRVEPQFLPAEHADAVAPPRRDAAGEPIVVLTGESGDAEAARPRSLLTSDGLFWCLKNMVPNFMNFPPLGVVLVGMLGIGVAEKTGLLAAALKAFVQLVPGPLLTPAMIFLGVMSSLGVDAGYVVLPPLAAALYLSVGRSPLVGVAAVFAGVSAGFNANLVVTGLDPMLAGFTTMGARVFDAGYEVAPTCNWWFMIASTFVITAAGWAVTAWIVDRRFRDKSPEDGGPRRMSAAEVAEARHISSREAQGLLWAGLVLAVLVTGIITLSVWPQSPLYGVDSQNNFPRWVAVIVPLIFLSFLLPGVVFGAVVGKVRSGRDLAGLMHESMSGMAPIIVLAFFAAQFIEYFRYSQLDRMLALAGGQWLAAAALPSASLIVAFVLVTALFNLFVGSMSAKYAMFAPVFVPMFMMVGISPELTQAAYRIGDSATNVITPLNSYLVIVLVYMQRFVPKAGMGTLISMMLPYSVVFLVTWLLLLLVWLQFGWDLGWRGPLTYTP, encoded by the coding sequence ATGGGCGCTAAGTCTCCGGGGGATGGTCCTGGACCACGGCGTGGGCTGCTCGATTGGATCGAGTGGATCGGAAACAAGTTGCCCGATCCAACGATGCTGTTCCTTGGTGGGGCGGCGGTGGTCATGCTGCTCTCAGCGGTCGCAGCTCAGCTCGACTGGTCGGTGCAGCCGCGGGTGTACCGGGCGACGTTTGACTTGGTGCTCGCGGAAGACGGTACTCCCCGCATCGACGAAGAGACCGGCGCGCCTCGAATTCGCCTGCGCGCAGACGAGCAGGGTCGGCCCATCCTGGAATTGACGGCCGACCTGCGGCGCGTGGAGCCGCAATTCCTGCCGGCGGAACATGCCGACGCCGTTGCCCCACCCCGGCGCGACGCGGCGGGCGAGCCCATCGTGGTGCTCACGGGCGAGTCCGGTGATGCGGAGGCCGCCCGGCCCCGCAGTCTCCTGACGAGCGACGGTCTTTTCTGGTGCCTGAAAAACATGGTGCCCAATTTTATGAATTTCCCGCCGCTGGGCGTGGTGCTGGTGGGGATGCTCGGGATCGGCGTGGCGGAAAAGACGGGTCTGCTGGCGGCGGCCTTGAAGGCGTTCGTGCAACTCGTGCCGGGGCCGCTGCTGACGCCGGCGATGATCTTTCTGGGCGTCATGTCGTCGTTGGGGGTGGATGCGGGGTACGTGGTCCTGCCGCCGCTGGCGGCGGCGTTGTACCTGTCGGTAGGCCGGTCTCCGCTGGTGGGGGTGGCGGCGGTGTTCGCGGGCGTGTCGGCGGGGTTTAATGCGAACCTGGTGGTGACGGGCCTCGACCCGATGTTGGCGGGCTTCACGACGATGGGCGCCCGGGTGTTCGACGCGGGCTACGAGGTGGCGCCGACGTGCAATTGGTGGTTCATGATCGCCTCAACGTTCGTGATCACGGCCGCGGGCTGGGCTGTGACGGCGTGGATCGTAGACCGCCGCTTCCGCGACAAGTCACCGGAGGATGGCGGTCCGCGGCGGATGTCGGCCGCGGAGGTCGCCGAGGCGCGCCACATTTCGAGCCGGGAAGCGCAGGGGCTGCTCTGGGCGGGGCTGGTGCTGGCGGTGCTGGTGACCGGCATCATCACGCTCAGCGTGTGGCCCCAATCCCCGCTGTACGGGGTCGATTCACAGAACAATTTCCCGCGCTGGGTAGCGGTGATTGTGCCGCTGATCTTCCTTTCGTTCCTGCTGCCGGGCGTCGTCTTTGGAGCCGTGGTTGGCAAGGTACGCAGCGGACGTGACCTTGCGGGGTTGATGCACGAGTCGATGTCCGGCATGGCGCCGATCATCGTGCTCGCATTCTTCGCGGCCCAGTTCATCGAGTACTTCCGGTATTCGCAGCTCGACCGCATGCTGGCACTGGCGGGCGGGCAGTGGCTGGCGGCCGCGGCATTGCCGTCCGCGTCGCTGATCGTGGCGTTCGTGCTGGTGACCGCGCTGTTCAACCTGTTCGTGGGTTCGATGTCGGCGAAGTACGCGATGTTCGCGCCGGTGTTCGTGCCGATGTTCATGATGGTGGGGATCAGCCCGGAACTGACGCAGGCGGCGTACCGGATTGGAGATTCGGCGACCAATGTGATCACGCCGCTGAACTCGTACCTCGTGATTGTGCTGGTGTACATGCAGCGGTTCGTCCCGAAAGCTGGCATGGGCACATTGATCTCGATGATGCTGCCGTACTCGGTCGTATTCCTGGTGACGTGGCTCCTGCTGCTGCTGGTTTGGCTTCAGTTCGGCTGGGATCTGGGTTGGCGTGGCCCGCTGACCTATACGCCATAG
- a CDS encoding zinc ABC transporter substrate-binding protein, with protein sequence MPYLLRGSTTFTHCFLLLCPLALSGCGDSPSPDDARPVVAVANSYLEAAVAQFSSDLRIIRLAEPGTCPGHFDLRPQQLREIRGARALLRFDFQRGLEERLRNAHDATVVFGTITIPGGMCEPGSFAAVSRQVADTLQRAGLLTADHAAARLRHLEERLVELTTWAREELQRAGLSGAPIVTSYHQAAFCEYLGLTVSARFRGAESAGIDEIEAILQRGAPVQIVIANRPEGVRLAESLATRLGVPVVVFDNFPADTPNPGTGFEQLVRANVERLLTATTTERS encoded by the coding sequence ATGCCATACCTGCTGCGTGGCAGCACCACGTTTACCCACTGCTTCCTCCTGCTCTGCCCTCTGGCTCTGTCCGGTTGTGGCGACAGCCCATCCCCAGATGATGCCCGTCCAGTTGTTGCTGTCGCCAATTCGTACCTCGAAGCGGCGGTGGCCCAGTTCAGCAGCGATTTACGGATCATCCGACTCGCCGAGCCCGGCACCTGCCCCGGCCACTTCGATCTGCGCCCCCAGCAACTCCGCGAGATTCGCGGTGCGCGGGCCCTGCTGCGGTTCGACTTCCAGCGTGGCCTGGAAGAACGGCTCCGTAACGCCCATGATGCAACGGTCGTCTTCGGCACGATCACAATCCCCGGTGGCATGTGTGAGCCAGGTAGCTTTGCGGCGGTCAGCCGCCAAGTCGCGGACACTTTGCAGCGCGCCGGATTGCTGACGGCCGACCACGCGGCCGCACGGCTACGACACTTGGAGGAACGGCTCGTCGAACTCACAACCTGGGCGCGGGAGGAGTTGCAGCGCGCGGGCCTGAGCGGTGCCCCGATCGTCACCAGCTATCACCAGGCGGCTTTTTGCGAGTATCTCGGGCTCACCGTGTCAGCCCGTTTTCGCGGCGCTGAGTCCGCCGGCATCGACGAGATCGAGGCCATTCTCCAGCGTGGGGCCCCTGTACAAATCGTGATTGCCAACCGTCCGGAAGGTGTCCGACTCGCAGAGTCGCTCGCAACACGCCTGGGGGTACCGGTGGTGGTATTCGACAACTTCCCCGCAGACACGCCGAATCCCGGCACGGGCTTCGAGCAACTTGTACGGGCCAACGTGGAGCGGCTCCTCACAGCCACTACAACGGAGCGCTCATGA
- a CDS encoding ABC transporter ATP-binding protein gives MSTTAVELHTLRVTARRRTLLDIPTLKVATGEVSAILGPNGAGKTTLLKVCLGLRRPTEGSVRILGVDGNRLGTLGWARLRCRIGYVPQQPPTTSHMPLTVREIVAIGRTGRRGLLRALNRTDTAHVETWLARLDLAPLARASYSELSGGEQRKVLLARAMVQEPELLVLDEPTAYLDLGWRERIVATLDALYATQRPSILLVCHELEVLPRCCTRVVVLTEGRVHATGTPEGVLTDELVAALYGPGLTVAQRNGRFAVLPTGEWSEEPAA, from the coding sequence ATGAGCACCACCGCGGTGGAACTGCACACTCTGCGGGTCACTGCGCGGCGGCGTACCTTGTTGGACATCCCAACACTGAAGGTCGCAACGGGTGAAGTCTCAGCCATTCTCGGGCCGAATGGTGCCGGAAAGACAACCTTGCTGAAGGTGTGTCTCGGTCTGCGGCGGCCGACCGAGGGTTCGGTCCGGATTCTCGGCGTCGACGGGAACCGGCTCGGTACACTCGGCTGGGCCCGCCTGCGCTGCCGAATCGGTTATGTCCCGCAACAGCCGCCCACGACCAGTCACATGCCACTGACCGTGCGTGAAATCGTGGCCATCGGCCGCACGGGGCGCCGCGGCCTGCTGCGCGCGCTCAATCGTACGGATACTGCCCACGTCGAAACCTGGCTCGCGCGGCTTGACCTGGCACCACTTGCGCGCGCGTCCTACAGCGAGCTGTCGGGGGGCGAGCAGCGCAAGGTGCTGCTCGCGCGGGCCATGGTGCAGGAGCCGGAACTGCTTGTCCTTGACGAGCCCACGGCCTACCTCGACCTCGGCTGGCGTGAGCGCATCGTCGCAACTCTTGACGCGCTCTACGCAACGCAGCGCCCCAGCATCCTGCTTGTCTGCCACGAACTGGAGGTGCTCCCGCGCTGCTGCACGCGCGTGGTCGTGCTCACGGAGGGGCGCGTGCATGCCACCGGCACGCCAGAGGGTGTGCTCACCGATGAACTGGTGGCCGCGCTCTACGGTCCGGGACTCACCGTTGCGCAGCGCAACGGGCGTTTCGCCGTCCTGCCAACCGGCGAGTGGTCCGAGGAGCCGGCCGCATGA
- a CDS encoding methyltransferase domain-containing protein, with the protein MLNLDPRIAFFDQAAASWDTAGPPHAAILSRLAGLAPELGLARGQAVLELGCGTGQVTAWLTEQVAPGEVTAVDFAPEMLARARERGGAAQYLCADVCIADIGVARFDVAFCLHVWPHIRARGAALANLRRSLRPSGRLILLHCDSRENINAFHAGLPGPVRHDLLPDEPVVRGELAAAGFTVQTWRESEDLYLVIARALPMS; encoded by the coding sequence ATGCTGAACCTCGATCCCCGCATCGCCTTCTTTGATCAGGCCGCCGCGTCCTGGGATACCGCGGGGCCCCCGCATGCCGCGATCCTATCCCGCCTGGCGGGGTTGGCGCCAGAGTTGGGGCTGGCCCGCGGACAGGCGGTGCTCGAACTGGGGTGCGGCACCGGACAGGTGACGGCTTGGCTAACTGAACAGGTGGCACCAGGGGAGGTGACAGCGGTCGACTTTGCGCCGGAGATGCTGGCGCGGGCCCGCGAGCGCGGCGGCGCGGCACAGTACCTCTGCGCGGATGTGTGCATCGCCGACATCGGCGTCGCCCGGTTCGATGTGGCTTTCTGCCTGCACGTGTGGCCACACATCCGCGCACGCGGGGCGGCGCTGGCGAACCTGCGACGGTCCTTGCGGCCAAGCGGGCGGCTGATTTTGCTGCATTGTGACAGTCGGGAGAACATCAACGCGTTTCATGCGGGGTTGCCGGGACCGGTGCGGCACGATTTGCTGCCGGACGAGCCAGTGGTACGAGGAGAGCTCGCAGCGGCGGGGTTTACAGTGCAGACGTGGCGCGAGTCGGAGGACCTTTACCTGGTGATCGCCAGGGCGCTGCCAATGTCGTAA
- a CDS encoding glycosyltransferase family 39 protein, giving the protein MIRSVPPESTAASAPLPPTFMAMVRKRWPVRVALALALLAAALSFTAGLRHSFVFDEAADLAAGLSYWRTGDFRLSPDHPPLPRLWATAPAALFSPFWPAADDPAWLRANAFEFGRTLLCYTHTPLDSHRLVLAGRAMQVLLLAATVLVVYGIGRDLLGSTAGLLSATLATACPSLLAHGGLVTTDLPITFVLLLVVWTAARLLAHPSWPRLAAAAAALSAAVITKFSWPLVLPVLLIMALFAWWRSRRQRALSPALLLVLAGALALSVYVSIWAAYGFRPDVLNPPPRTLTADEERQYALAASALAIQWNRALYDPDTGTPLPGFVRAFLRSASEQRWLPDAYLLGLAKTLFYTEARLSYLCGAYRTSGWWYYFPLAFALKTPVTTLLLIAAGLAALALRRMPARDPVLLLGLLVFVGLFATAACATPVNIGHRHILPLYPPLLVLAGGSVAWVAQRWGRVCLTILLLGLVTTNALAYPHYLAYFNEPSGGLRNGHRWLLDSNLDWGQDLWRLRDYAARHPGVPLRVAYFGSADPTRFLACELLPSYMHIDPVTPPAPGLYIVSATQLFGVYDETLRDDFWTPRARDAFHQIALIAGSIPQPDESPTATTHRARAREELPLWQARRLVSQLKHRTPDDRIGASLFVYRLSAADVDRYIQP; this is encoded by the coding sequence GTGATCCGATCCGTCCCCCCGGAATCTACGGCTGCCAGTGCGCCCCTGCCACCGACTTTCATGGCCATGGTGCGTAAACGCTGGCCGGTCCGGGTTGCTCTGGCCCTCGCCCTGTTGGCGGCTGCACTGTCGTTCACCGCCGGACTACGCCACAGTTTCGTCTTTGACGAGGCGGCCGACCTGGCCGCTGGTCTCAGCTACTGGCGCACCGGCGACTTCCGCCTCTCACCCGATCACCCGCCGCTGCCGCGCCTGTGGGCCACCGCGCCGGCCGCGCTGTTTTCGCCGTTCTGGCCGGCGGCGGACGATCCTGCCTGGTTGCGCGCCAATGCCTTCGAGTTTGGCCGCACGCTCCTCTGCTACACCCACACACCGTTGGATAGCCATCGGCTCGTGCTCGCTGGCCGCGCGATGCAAGTGTTACTGCTAGCGGCCACGGTTCTCGTCGTGTATGGCATCGGTCGTGATCTATTGGGCTCAACCGCGGGACTGCTATCGGCCACCCTCGCCACCGCCTGCCCCAGTCTGCTCGCACATGGCGGTTTGGTGACCACCGACCTTCCCATCACTTTCGTCCTGCTGCTCGTGGTATGGACGGCCGCGCGCCTGCTGGCCCATCCGTCGTGGCCGCGACTCGCCGCTGCGGCAGCAGCCCTTTCCGCCGCCGTCATCACAAAGTTCTCCTGGCCGCTTGTGCTGCCAGTACTCCTGATCATGGCACTATTCGCCTGGTGGCGATCACGTCGGCAGCGTGCGCTTTCGCCCGCCCTGCTGCTGGTGCTCGCGGGCGCGCTGGCCCTGTCTGTTTACGTTTCCATCTGGGCCGCATACGGCTTCCGGCCCGATGTGCTCAACCCCCCGCCGCGGACGCTCACGGCGGACGAAGAGCGGCAGTACGCTCTGGCGGCGAGTGCCTTGGCCATCCAGTGGAATCGCGCCCTGTATGATCCTGACACCGGGACTCCGCTTCCCGGCTTCGTGCGTGCATTTCTCCGCAGCGCTTCAGAGCAGCGCTGGCTTCCCGACGCTTACCTGCTGGGACTCGCGAAGACACTCTTCTACACGGAGGCGCGCCTCTCTTACCTGTGTGGGGCCTACCGCACTTCCGGTTGGTGGTACTACTTCCCGCTCGCATTCGCCCTCAAGACGCCCGTCACGACGCTTCTGCTGATCGCGGCCGGGCTTGCGGCACTGGCGCTGCGTCGGATGCCCGCACGCGATCCCGTACTGCTGCTCGGACTGCTTGTTTTCGTCGGCCTGTTCGCAACTGCGGCCTGCGCCACACCCGTGAACATCGGCCACCGACACATCCTGCCGCTGTACCCGCCCCTGCTCGTGCTGGCGGGTGGCAGTGTCGCCTGGGTCGCCCAGCGCTGGGGCCGTGTTTGTTTGACGATCCTGCTGCTCGGCCTTGTCACCACCAACGCACTTGCATATCCACACTACCTGGCTTACTTCAACGAACCCTCCGGTGGCCTGCGCAACGGTCACCGCTGGCTCCTCGACAGCAATCTGGATTGGGGCCAGGATCTGTGGCGCCTCCGCGACTATGCCGCACGACACCCGGGCGTACCACTGCGGGTTGCCTATTTCGGCAGCGCGGATCCCACCCGTTTCCTCGCGTGCGAGCTGTTGCCGAGTTACATGCACATAGACCCCGTCACGCCACCCGCGCCCGGCCTCTACATCGTCAGCGCCACGCAACTCTTCGGCGTCTACGATGAAACGCTGCGTGATGATTTCTGGACGCCGCGTGCCCGTGATGCTTTCCACCAAATCGCGCTGATCGCCGGGTCGATCCCGCAGCCCGATGAATCCCCGACCGCCACCACCCACCGCGCCCGAGCCCGCGAAGAACTCCCGCTCTGGCAGGCCCGTCGCCTCGTCAGCCAGCTCAAGCACCGGACGCCCGACGATCGAATCGGTGCCTCCCTCTTTGTCTACCGCCTCTCCGCCGCGGACGTCGACCGCTACATCCAACCCTGA
- a CDS encoding metal ABC transporter permease yields MIDPFWWPILAGGVLSGMSSGLLGIYVVALRIPFLAVCVAHAALAGAVFALLAGVQGSLVVGGFEVPWMLLPALAAAALTALALGGLEGRGVHFDSNILIGVLFSLSLGLAFLGISLYSASGRPDQDVVRGLLWGSLLLCRWQDVRLMLLVGGVLGVFIVLFRKEMRALMFSREVATAAGIPVGPIWTVFLVLTSAVLTVNFQTVGGLMIYSLVTNPAVAAMQVARGHDRILLLAITFGAVVSIGGFAIAAVLDWPVGATIVIFSSLLVVLAGGWRRVVAGQASPSASGHADLRPGRGAGL; encoded by the coding sequence ATGATCGATCCCTTCTGGTGGCCGATTCTCGCCGGCGGCGTGCTCTCGGGCATGTCCTCCGGTCTGCTCGGGATCTACGTCGTGGCGCTGCGCATTCCGTTCCTCGCGGTGTGTGTTGCCCATGCGGCGCTTGCGGGTGCCGTGTTCGCCCTGCTCGCGGGCGTGCAGGGCTCGCTCGTGGTGGGCGGCTTCGAGGTCCCGTGGATGCTTCTGCCGGCGCTGGCGGCGGCGGCACTGACGGCCCTGGCCCTCGGCGGACTCGAGGGGCGCGGGGTCCATTTCGACAGCAACATCCTCATCGGTGTTTTGTTCTCGCTATCGCTCGGACTCGCGTTTCTAGGCATTTCACTCTACAGCGCGAGCGGCCGGCCCGACCAGGATGTCGTGCGCGGTCTCCTGTGGGGCTCGCTGCTGCTGTGCCGCTGGCAGGATGTGCGCCTGATGCTACTGGTCGGTGGTGTACTGGGCGTCTTCATCGTCCTGTTCCGCAAGGAAATGCGAGCCCTCATGTTCTCGCGCGAAGTCGCGACTGCGGCCGGTATTCCCGTGGGCCCAATCTGGACGGTGTTCCTGGTACTGACCAGCGCCGTGCTGACGGTGAACTTCCAGACTGTCGGCGGGCTGATGATCTACAGTCTGGTGACGAACCCCGCCGTCGCGGCGATGCAGGTCGCCCGCGGGCACGACCGTATCCTCCTGCTGGCGATCACCTTCGGGGCCGTGGTCAGCATCGGTGGCTTCGCCATCGCGGCCGTGCTCGACTGGCCGGTGGGAGCCACAATCGTGATTTTCTCGTCGCTGCTGGTGGTGCTGGCGGGGGGATGGCGTCGCGTGGTGGCCGGACAAGCATCGCCGTCGGCCTCGGGCCACGCTGATCTTCGCCCCGGCAGGGGCGCCGGGTTGTAG
- a CDS encoding VOC family protein: MTRLGQLHHVEVNVSNLERATAFWSWLLTHLGYTRYQQWATGISYRRDDTYLVFVQTQPAHRTPQYHRARTGLNHLAFHADTPAQVDELTAQLVVRGVTILYPDRHPHAGGPDTYAVFFEDPDRIKVEFVAPAPNAPTTGSKPA, from the coding sequence ATGACGCGCCTGGGCCAATTGCATCATGTGGAGGTCAACGTCTCCAATCTGGAGCGCGCCACCGCGTTCTGGAGTTGGCTGCTCACACACCTCGGCTACACGCGCTACCAGCAATGGGCCACCGGGATCAGCTACCGGCGCGACGACACCTACCTGGTGTTCGTACAAACACAGCCCGCACATCGCACACCCCAGTATCACCGCGCGCGAACCGGTCTGAATCACCTCGCCTTTCATGCGGACACACCGGCGCAGGTCGACGAATTGACAGCGCAACTCGTGGTGCGTGGCGTGACGATCCTTTACCCCGATCGCCACCCGCATGCCGGCGGCCCGGACACCTACGCCGTTTTCTTCGAGGATCCCGACCGGATCAAGGTGGAGTTCGTCGCGCCGGCGCCCAACGCCCCCACAACCGGGAGCAAGCCCGCGTGA